DNA from Leptospira harrisiae:
TACCAACCATATTCAATCTCTCAATTTGCCGATTCTTTTAATCCATGGTTTAAAAGATGATGTGGTACCAGCGTATGAATCCACGATGTTACATGAAAAGTTGTTACAAAGAGGCGTTGAAAGTAAACTTTGTATCACAACTTTAATTTCTCATGGAGATACCGGATTTGGTATTTCCACCTTATGGGAGTTACCAAAACTGATTTCATCATTCTCATTCTTTTTTTTAAAAGCGATAGACCAAAAGCAATAAAAATCGATTCAGTGTTTTGCCGTTCTAAATCGTTTAATTAGAAATCGAAATTGAATCAATCGCCTTTTTGATCAAACCCAAGGCTTCGTTCATTTCTTCTTTTTGGATCACAAGAGGTGGCGCAAATCGAACTGTGTTTTTATGAGTCTCTTTTGCTAAAATTCCAAGTTTCATTAGTTCGATACAAAGTTGTTTGGCATCTACTTGAATTTGGAATTGGATAGCATTCAAAAGACCCTTCCCTCTAACTGATTGGATGAGTGGATGTTTCCAAGAGATAATTGTATCACGAAACATTGATCCCATTTTTTGGGCATTCTCTGGCATTTTCTCTTCAATGATTGTTTTGACGGAAGCCATTGCCACTTCGCATGCAAGGGGATTTCCTCCAAATGTAGAGCCATGTTCTCCAGGTTTTAAAAGTAATAATATCTCACTGGCACCTAACACGCAGGATATTGGCATCATTCCACCAGACAGTGCCTTACCTAAAAGTAACACATCAGGTTTTACGTTAGAATAATCAGAACAAACTAGTTCTCCTGTTCTACCCAATCCAGTTTGGATTTCGTCAACGATTAACAAAACATTATGAAGTTTGCAAATTCTACTTACTTCATTTAAATAATGTTCGTCGGGAACAATGACACCTGCTTCCCCTTGGATGGCTTCCACCATAAATGCAGCCACATTTGGATCTGATACTGCTTTCTCTAAAGTTTCTAAGTCATTATAAGGAATGATTTCGTATCCAGGCAAAAATGGTCCGAATTCATTTTTACTTTTTGGATCAGTAGATGAGGAAATGGCGGCGATGGTCCTTCCCCAAAAGTTTCCTTCACAAAAAATGATTTTTGCTTTGTCTTGCGGAATTTTTTTCTTTTGGTATCCCCATTTCCGTGCCAATTTGATTGCTGTTTCTCCAGCTTCAACCCCAGTATTCATTGGTAATACACGATCATATCCAAAAGTAGATGTCATAAACTCTGTAAAGAGTGGAAGTTTGTCGTTATAAAAAGCTCTAGAGGTAAGAGTAAGAACTGCAGATTGTTTTTGAAACACTTCCACAATCTTTGGATGGCAATGTCCTTGGTTTACTGCACTATAAGCAGAGAGGAAATCAAAATATTTTTTTCCTTCTATATCCCAAAGATAAATTCCTTCGCCTTTGGTTAAAACAACTGGTAAAGGAGAATAGTTGAAGGCTCCAAACTTAGATTCTTTTTCGATAAATAAATCTGTTAATTTACCCATTTGGAAATAAAAACATCTAAGATATTGTTTACAACTCCTTTCATATTTAGTAATCTAATTTCTCGAAAGAATTTAAAGTTTTAATTCAAAGATTAGTTGTTACATTATGTTTACAAAACAATTGCAAGACGAAGATGAGGAAATTCTTAAAATTGCAAAAAATTTAAATGTATCATCTGGTTCTTTGTTCCAACGTTTTTTATTTTTTATCACATCCGTTATCATTCACTTCGGGTTTCGTTATCCAAAACTCAAATTGCAAACCTTCAAATTCATAGATGTTCTGCCTTCGCTTGAAACAAAAAACATTTATTCGTATTTAAAAATTTATATCTTTGATGAAGATACAGAAATACCAATTTTCCTAAAAACTTTCATTCATACTTTTATCAATTTATTTTATTTAAATTCCTTTGTTTCTTATATTTTACTAATAGTGGTGCAATTTTTTGCAAAACGATTCATTCTTTGTGATTCTCCATATGATTTAAATAAAAAAAATAACCTAACAAGGCCAAAAACATATGATATCTTGGGTGAGGTGGCTTTATCTCCAAAGGAAGCAAACGAATATAGAAAACAATATATGGAACTAATTGAATGTTTGCCTGAAGTAATTCATAACATCGATCCAAAATTAAGAACCAATATTTCTATTAAATGTTCTGGAATTGAAACCAGATTATTTCCTGAAGCTGAAGAAACGAGTACCAACTATTTGAAAGAGGCACTTCGACCAATTCTTCGTTTGGCAATGGAAAAAGGTATTGGAATCAATATTGATATGGAACAATATGATTTAAAATCAACAATCACTCGTGCAACTAAGGAATTATTTTTAGAAGAAGAATTCAAACTATATCCGCATTTTGGCATTGTTGTCCAATCTTACCTAAAGTCTTCGAAAGAAGAGTTAATTGAATGGAAAGAGTTTGCAAGAATCAGGAAAGTTCCAATTACCATCCGACTAGTAAAGGGCGCTTATTTAGAATATGAACGTATCAAATCAGAAGAACGTGGATGGAAAACACCTGTGTTTGATACAAAACAAGAAACAGATATAAAATTCGAAGAAAATGTTTTATTCCTTATGGATTCATATCCTTATTTGAGATCTGCTTTCGGCACACATAACCTTCGTTCCCTTTCCTATGTTCTGTATCATGCTCAAAATAAATCTATTACCGATTTTGAAATTCAAATGTTGTATGGAATGGCCGGTAAATATAAATTTAGATTAGAATCTCTTGGTTATACCGTAAGAGAGTATTCTCCCATAGGTTCTTTGTTACCTGGAATGGCATATTTAATCAGGAGATTGTTAGAGAATACTTCTAACCAAGGTTTTTTGTATCAATTGAGTCAGGGAAAACGTTTAGATTCTTTAGTCAAAAATCCAAAAAAGGAAACTCAATATGGAATTTAAGAACGAACCCATTCGAGATTTTTCATTAGAAAAAGAAAGATCTGCGATTCGATCTGCTTTAGATTCTATTCCCAAATCACTTCCTTTCAAAATTCCAATTTCAATCGGAACAAAAGAAAAGTATTCAGAAAAACGTATCTATCATAAAAATCCCTGGAACCCTGAATTATTGGTAACCGAAGTTTCTTTGTCCAATGCAAATGATCTAGAGGAAGCAATTCAAATTTCAAAAAAAAATTGGCGCCACTGGAAAGAACAACCACAAGAAGTACGCTCTCATTTGTTAATGAAAGTGGCAGAGAATTTAATTTCAAAAAAAGATTTAATTATTTCCGTTTGTATCTGGGAGACAGGGAAACACATCACTGAAGCAGAACTTGAATTTGCAGAAGCTGTTGATTTTTGTCGTTATTATGCAATGACTGCTTTAGAAAAATTGTCTCCCAAAAAGACTATTTTGTTAGGCGAAGACAATCTATATTATTACCAACCAAAGGGGATTGTGGGATGTATATCGCCTTGGAATTTTCCAATGGCCATCTATACAGGAATGTGTGTTGGTCCACTGGTTGTTGGTAATATTGTTTTATCAAAACCAGCAGAAGAAACTACTGCCACAGCTTATGAGATTGCAAAATGTTTTTGGGAAGTTGGAGTTCCCAAAGAAGTATTTCATTTTTTACCGGGACTTGGTTCCGAAATAGGAGAGGCCATTGTCAATCATCCAGAAGTTTCCGTCATTAATTTTACTGGTTCAAGGGATGTGGGTCTATCCATTCTTCGTTCAGCATCGGTAGTTTTACCAAAACAATCATTGATTAAAAAAGTAATCTGTGAGTTAGGTGGAAAAAATGCAATGATTGTGGATGCAGATTCTGATTTAGATGTTGCCATTCAATCTATTTTAACTTCTGCTTTTGGGTTCCAAGGACAAAAGTGTAGTGCTTTATCTAGATTGTTTGTTCACGAAAATTGTTATCAAAAACTAAAAGAACGTTTAGTAGATGCGATGGAAGGTTTACTTGTTGGCACTCCTTTGGATTTTTCGAATCGAATTGGACCTGTGATCCACAAAGAAAGTTTTTTACGACTCTCTCAAATTCAAAAAGAGAACGAATCTTTTTTAGTTGGTAAAACTTCTTGGGTGCCCGATGAAGGATTTTATATTGCACCGAGTCTTTATGAGCCCCCAAGTGAATCCAGTATGTGGAGTTCTGAAATTTTTGGTCCATTGTTGGCGATGCAAAAGATATCTAGTTTTTCCGAAGGAATTCAATTGGTCAATGATTCCGATTATGCGCTTACTTGTGGAGTGGTCTCCCGAAATCCTAAACATGTGTTAGATGCAAAATCAAAAATCGATGCCGGAAACCTATATATCAATCGTGGAATGACCGGGGCTATTGTAAACAGACATCCGTTTGGTGGAGGTAAACTTTCTGGGACTGGTGCCAAAGCAGGAGGCCCCGATTATTTATATCTTTTTGTAGAAGGGAAAACTTTTACAGAAAATACGATGCGTCAAGGATTTTCAAGAGATACAATTCAATAAACAATTTTAACGAATTGTCCTTGAGGTTTTATTTTACGAATTTCGTAAAATTTTCTCCATTGCCTTTCCTTTTGCTAATTCATCGACAAGTTTGTCTAGATATCTAACTTTTTGAGTTAATGGGTTTTGAATTTCTTCCACTCGGTATCCACAAATCATACCTGTAATCAGTTGGGCATTTTTATTTAGTTTTGCTCTTTCAAAGAAGGTTTGAAAGTTTACCTTCGCATCGATTAATTCTTTTATTTTTTTCGTATCAAATGAAGTTAACCATTCAATCACCAAATCCAATTCCTCTTTGGTTCTTCCTTTTTTTTCTATCTTACTCAGATAAAGAGGATAAACTGAAGCAAATGTCATTTGCGCCATTTTTTCGTTATGTTTGTCTGTTGGTTCCATGGTTTACGAAATAAAAATCAACCCTGAATCAATTATATTTTATAGCAAGAATTATTTGACCTTACAAATTTAATCTTTCTTATTAAGATTTGTATAAATCCTAATATAGGAATACTAAAGTTATTTTTTCAATAAAGTTTTTTATAAAAAAAAGATAGCACTTGTTTGGTTATATTGAAATATAGGAACAATGAAAGCAATGTTTGGAATATTGTTGATACTTCTTACATGTAAACCTTCTAATTTGGAAAATTCATGCGATTCAATTTCTGATTCCTATCTTGAAACATTAATTGTCAAAGTAGGGAGAGGTGATCATTCTGCTCACTGTGGAATAAGAATAACAACGAATATTTGTGATCTAGATTTTCCTTCAGTAATACAAACTAAAAATTCGCAAAATTTTTTGAATGAAATAAATTTTCAGTCACAACAAGGTTCGTCTGGAAGTCCTACTTACGATTCTACTTCCATTGCAGTTCCAACTGGTTCTTTTCGATGGTTAGGTGCTGTATTTGCACCGAATGGAAAAATATACGGCATTCCTTATCAAGCAACAACAGTTCTTATCATTGATCCAGCTACGAATACAGCTGATACCACATCTATCGTTGGGTTAACTGGATCCAATAAATGGAATGGCGGTGTACTCGCACCGAATGGAAAAATATACGGCATTCCTTTTGCGAGTCCCAATGTCTTAATCATTGATCCTGTTACGAACACAGCAAATACAACAGCAATCACGGGTTTAGGAGCGGGAACTAGTAAATGGAATGGCGGTGTACTCGCACCGAATGGCAAAATTTACGGGATACCTTCTGAAAGCGACAGTGTTCTAATCATTGATCCTGTAACTGATACAGCAAGTACGACAACCATCACAGGTTTAGGAGTGGCAACAAGTAAATGGTCCTCAGGTGTATTGGCGCCAAATGGAAAAATCTATGGAATTCCATATAATCTGTCAGATAGTGTTCTTATCATAGACCCGATTACGAATACTGCTAACACTACTACAATTACAGGGCTTAGTGGGTCATTTAGGTGGTCTTCTGGAGTATTGGGACCAAATGGCAAAATATACGGAATACCATATAATGCGACAAATGTTCTCATCATTGACCCAATGAATGATACCGCCGATACTACAACATTTTCAGGTATTTCAGGTACTAATCCAAAATGGATTGGTGGAGTTTTAGCACCAAATGGAAAAATCTACGGAATTCCAGCGTCAAGCGAAGAAATTCTCATCCTTGATCCAATGAATCAAACAGCTGACATTACGTCACTTACAGGCTTAGTTGGTACTAATAAATGGAACGGTGGAACACTGGCACCCAATGGAAAAATTTATGGAATTCCTTTCTCTACTACAACTAACTCAGTATTGGTGATAGATCCGAAATCGAATGGATCCTTTTGTTCATCACTTTTGGAATCTTCATATTTGAATAAATTTTAACTGAAAAACTTATTCAAATGAAATTTGATTAAATTTTTCAGTTACCTCTGTTTTTTATAATGAAGTGCGATAGAACCGGAGGGAAAAGTTTTTGAACCTAAAAAGTCTAATCGGAAAGTCTCTCGTAAACTGACCGTATCAAACAATCGAGGCCCACTTCCTGCGATCACCGGATGGATCACAAATCTATACTCATCAATCAAATGTGTTTCAGAAAGTTGAGAAGCAAGACTCAAACTTCCAATACAAATGTCCTTTCCTGGTTTTTGTTTTAAATCGTTCACTTCGTCTGCTAATGATTTTTTAGCTACCCTAGTATTCGGATCTTCCACCTGTTTGACTGTTCTGGAGAAAAGAATCTTTTCAAGCGAAGTAAAGACCTCAGCAAACTCATTGCTGACAGCTGACAAAGACTGATTCTTTGCAATGTCTGGCCAAAAAGGAACCATGAGTTGGTATGTGGTTCGACCATAGAGAATTTGATCCGCATTCTTTAAAATGTCGGTAAAGTACTGATGTATGTTATCGTCGGCAACCATCCCCGTGTGGCCATAGAATCCATCTGTTGTTGCATTGATTGCAAAAATAACCTTTCTCATAGTCTTTTTATAAGAAGTAAGTTTAGTTGTGAAAGTATATTTTGATCGGATATTTTGTAACGTAGAGAAATTTTTATAGGATGAGTATTAAAAGAGCCATTGCAATGACCAAACAAAGTGGATTGTAAATGCGTTTTGTGTAATAGACAAAAATAGGTTTCCATTGTTTCTTGATGAATGGAAAATAAGCAAGAACTCCTCGTAAGAAAAAAATCAATGATACAATTGCCAAAAGAAGTTTGATTCCAATCATCATTTCGTGATCTAACGAAAGATCAACTCTCAACGACCAGACGATTGGCAACATTGAAAACAAAAATAAAAAAATGGCTACAAACACACACATAAATGGAGAAGGAAACTGTTCCCCTTTTCCGAAGACTAAATCAATTAACTCTTGTTTGTTTTTTCCGGGCCAAAGCCCCCCAAAACCCCAGTAGACATGAATCACAGCGAGGGATAAGAGGAGGAATGAAGAGATGATGGCAATTGGGGTCAATCCAATTTGGAAAGCGTAAATCGAGTTCATGCAGACAACGATTTTATATTCATTAGTTGGATTTGAAAAGTAATTTTCCTTGTTTCAAAATTATCATCATTATCATTTAAAAAAAGGAATCATCTCTTGTAAAATGATATTAGTATCAACCATATGGTCTTGGCTTGCGGCTTCATGTAATTCAGAACTACTGATATTTTGACTGATCAAACTTGCTACTTTTTTGATTCCTTCCGGACTTTTTTCACCATAAACAATCCTTATCGGAATATTTATTTTTGATAATCTCGCGATATTCGGAATGTTTTCTGTAAGAGTTATATCATAGAGAAGAGTTGGTGCCAATTTGACTGTTCTTTTCCATCCTGGTGTAATTCTCAAAAAGAAAGTAAAAAACCTTGGCATGCCGATCGATACAAGAAATTCATCAATTGCTTTTGAGTGTTTTTTTTCATTTAAAAGCGTCACTACTTTTAGTTTTGTTTGTTTGTATTCGTTAGATTCATTTTCATTCGAAACATAGGACGGATCGTATATATAAACTTTTTTCCAATAAAGAATCTTTATTTAGTGAAATAATAATCAATTTAACCAATTCAAAAACTGAAGATTCCTATAAAGTATTGCAGGTTCCTGAAGGTGTAAAAGATATACAGAAATATTTAATCGATTATGCCATCGTTGAGGTTTCTACTTTAATGACACCAGAAGTCATCCAACTTCGAAGACTAGTGATTGGTGAAGCCGAACGTTTCCCTGAACTTGCGGCGCTATTTTTCAAAAAAGGTCCACAAGTTGCGTTTGATAAACTTGCAGAACTATTTGCAGTTTTTTGTAAGAAAGGTCTACTTCAAATTCAAGATGTTAAAAAAGCAGCAGAAGATTTTAATTGGCTGATTTTATCGAATTTTTTAAACAGAGCAATGTTTCTTGGAAATTCTAGTTTACCAAATCAAAAAGAGATTCGTAAACACGCAGTACATAGTGTATCAATATTCCTAAAGTTTTATGGAAAAAAATGATTCATGTTTATTTGATTCCATTCATTGATTTTCATCATTATATTACTGACGGTATCATTTGGAAACCTGCCACAAAGTCCCCAAAACTACTTTTTGTTAAGAAAGTAGTTTTTACTTACTCCGAAATCCAGTCCCAGGACGACGGTTTGGAAGATTCATTATAATATAGTAACTTGTTTTAACTGAAAATAAATCAAAGGTTGCTTAAGATATATGATCCAAAAAGTATTTCGTTATACCGGAATTTTTTTATTTCTTTCGAGTGTGTTTCAATGTAATCCGGAACAATCAAACAATTCAAATATTTTTGATTCCTTACTTACAAGTGTTAGTTTGATACAATCACAAAATAGTTTCAATAGTACCGGATTGGTTTCAACAAGAGAAATCAACATAGGGCTATCTCCGATCAATCTGTCAAATGATACGATTACATCTGACGGCCACAATTCCATTCGTCTGATTGGAGATGGGTCCATAGAAGGAGGTGGATTGTTGGTTTTTGTGAGAGAACAGTTGATTGAAGGTGAGACTCTTGTGGTAAACGGTCAAGTCCCCAAGGCACCTGTTTCTATAGAAAATGGTATCCCTAAATTTCATACGATTTCGGGCAAAAAATACGAAGCCATTCTGGACTTCTACATAGATGGTGCTAATAACACTGAAATCGATGGTTCATCCATTTTTTTACCTTTTACAGCTACTGGAAACGATCAAATCGAATTTTTCGTTTCAGGAACTGGGGGAGTCGGATTGTTCGTCAACGGAAGATCCCTTGTTACCGAGATTTTTTTCGCACCTGTTGGCCAGAATCTTGGTTGGAACAATCCACAAGAAAGAGAGTTCGCAAGGAAATCGAATTATGCAAGTTATGGTGGTAATCATTATGTAGTTGAATATTTATATAATCCATAAATATTTTTATCACATAAAATGGAACCGATGAATTTTATGAGTAGAATACTTCGATCCATGAACTATTTATGAAATAGAAATAGTGATTGTTTTAAAGTAAATAATATAGTAATTTTTCTGAAAACACGAAACACGAATGTCTTTCAATAAGGAGAG
Protein-coding regions in this window:
- a CDS encoding proline dehydrogenase family protein; this translates as MFTKQLQDEDEEILKIAKNLNVSSGSLFQRFLFFITSVIIHFGFRYPKLKLQTFKFIDVLPSLETKNIYSYLKIYIFDEDTEIPIFLKTFIHTFINLFYLNSFVSYILLIVVQFFAKRFILCDSPYDLNKKNNLTRPKTYDILGEVALSPKEANEYRKQYMELIECLPEVIHNIDPKLRTNISIKCSGIETRLFPEAEETSTNYLKEALRPILRLAMEKGIGINIDMEQYDLKSTITRATKELFLEEEFKLYPHFGIVVQSYLKSSKEELIEWKEFARIRKVPITIRLVKGAYLEYERIKSEERGWKTPVFDTKQETDIKFEENVLFLMDSYPYLRSAFGTHNLRSLSYVLYHAQNKSITDFEIQMLYGMAGKYKFRLESLGYTVREYSPIGSLLPGMAYLIRRLLENTSNQGFLYQLSQGKRLDSLVKNPKKETQYGI
- a CDS encoding dihydrofolate reductase family protein, which translates into the protein MRKVIFAINATTDGFYGHTGMVADDNIHQYFTDILKNADQILYGRTTYQLMVPFWPDIAKNQSLSAVSNEFAEVFTSLEKILFSRTVKQVEDPNTRVAKKSLADEVNDLKQKPGKDICIGSLSLASQLSETHLIDEYRFVIHPVIAGSGPRLFDTVSLRETFRLDFLGSKTFPSGSIALHYKKQR
- a CDS encoding aldehyde dehydrogenase family protein; the encoded protein is MEFKNEPIRDFSLEKERSAIRSALDSIPKSLPFKIPISIGTKEKYSEKRIYHKNPWNPELLVTEVSLSNANDLEEAIQISKKNWRHWKEQPQEVRSHLLMKVAENLISKKDLIISVCIWETGKHITEAELEFAEAVDFCRYYAMTALEKLSPKKTILLGEDNLYYYQPKGIVGCISPWNFPMAIYTGMCVGPLVVGNIVLSKPAEETTATAYEIAKCFWEVGVPKEVFHFLPGLGSEIGEAIVNHPEVSVINFTGSRDVGLSILRSASVVLPKQSLIKKVICELGGKNAMIVDADSDLDVAIQSILTSAFGFQGQKCSALSRLFVHENCYQKLKERLVDAMEGLLVGTPLDFSNRIGPVIHKESFLRLSQIQKENESFLVGKTSWVPDEGFYIAPSLYEPPSESSMWSSEIFGPLLAMQKISSFSEGIQLVNDSDYALTCGVVSRNPKHVLDAKSKIDAGNLYINRGMTGAIVNRHPFGGGKLSGTGAKAGGPDYLYLFVEGKTFTENTMRQGFSRDTIQ
- a CDS encoding TetR/AcrR family transcriptional regulator C-terminal domain-containing protein encodes the protein MQVPEGVKDIQKYLIDYAIVEVSTLMTPEVIQLRRLVIGEAERFPELAALFFKKGPQVAFDKLAELFAVFCKKGLLQIQDVKKAAEDFNWLILSNFLNRAMFLGNSSLPNQKEIRKHAVHSVSIFLKFYGKK
- the rocD gene encoding ornithine--oxo-acid transaminase, which produces MGKLTDLFIEKESKFGAFNYSPLPVVLTKGEGIYLWDIEGKKYFDFLSAYSAVNQGHCHPKIVEVFQKQSAVLTLTSRAFYNDKLPLFTEFMTSTFGYDRVLPMNTGVEAGETAIKLARKWGYQKKKIPQDKAKIIFCEGNFWGRTIAAISSSTDPKSKNEFGPFLPGYEIIPYNDLETLEKAVSDPNVAAFMVEAIQGEAGVIVPDEHYLNEVSRICKLHNVLLIVDEIQTGLGRTGELVCSDYSNVKPDVLLLGKALSGGMMPISCVLGASEILLLLKPGEHGSTFGGNPLACEVAMASVKTIIEEKMPENAQKMGSMFRDTIISWKHPLIQSVRGKGLLNAIQFQIQVDAKQLCIELMKLGILAKETHKNTVRFAPPLVIQKEEMNEALGLIKKAIDSISISN
- a CDS encoding DUF3995 domain-containing protein, with amino-acid sequence MNSIYAFQIGLTPIAIISSFLLLSLAVIHVYWGFGGLWPGKNKQELIDLVFGKGEQFPSPFMCVFVAIFLFLFSMLPIVWSLRVDLSLDHEMMIGIKLLLAIVSLIFFLRGVLAYFPFIKKQWKPIFVYYTKRIYNPLCLVIAMALLILIL
- a CDS encoding DUF2200 domain-containing protein; the encoded protein is MEPTDKHNEKMAQMTFASVYPLYLSKIEKKGRTKEELDLVIEWLTSFDTKKIKELIDAKVNFQTFFERAKLNKNAQLITGMICGYRVEEIQNPLTQKVRYLDKLVDELAKGKAMEKILRNS